Proteins encoded within one genomic window of Candidatus Cloacimonadota bacterium:
- the pstC gene encoding phosphate ABC transporter permease subunit PstC yields the protein MDDSTSQILKQPRPLIYRWLGDRIFSLSIFTLGITVILCTAIMALVLYGDGASSIKEFGFFGFLTGKVWDPAIKMQFGAYPFILGTLITSILSLAISFIPALAVAVFTAEYSPAWLSHIIDNLVNLIAAVPSVIIGLWGIFVFAPFMRDTFYMNIYLWSLDHFPALLPFLGNPIGYGMATAILILALMIIPYTTALAVDAFKKVPKDQREAAYALGATKWEVIRMAVIPYARGGILAGVMLSFGRAIGETMAVAMLIGNKNTLPFTIMGPASTMPSVIVNEFREAVENLHLSSLIAVGFYLFIVSLIVNLIAAYIQRRFSLTGARTV from the coding sequence ATGGATGATTCAACATCACAGATATTAAAACAACCAAGACCTCTCATATATAGATGGCTTGGAGACCGGATTTTTTCATTATCCATCTTCACGCTGGGTATTACAGTGATACTATGTACTGCTATCATGGCATTAGTACTATATGGAGATGGTGCTTCATCTATCAAGGAATTCGGTTTCTTTGGTTTTCTGACCGGAAAGGTTTGGGACCCTGCCATTAAAATGCAGTTTGGCGCTTATCCTTTTATTTTGGGTACTCTCATCACCAGTATTCTATCTCTGGCAATCTCTTTTATACCTGCTTTAGCTGTTGCGGTTTTTACTGCCGAATACTCTCCGGCTTGGCTGTCTCATATTATTGACAATCTAGTCAATTTGATCGCTGCAGTCCCATCAGTGATCATTGGTCTGTGGGGAATCTTTGTTTTTGCCCCGTTTATGAGAGATACTTTTTACATGAATATTTATCTCTGGTCTTTGGATCATTTTCCTGCCTTGCTCCCCTTCTTAGGTAATCCCATAGGTTATGGTATGGCAACTGCCATTTTGATACTGGCTTTGATGATCATTCCCTATACGACGGCTCTGGCTGTGGATGCCTTTAAAAAAGTGCCCAAAGATCAAAGAGAAGCAGCTTATGCTCTGGGAGCGACAAAATGGGAAGTAATCAGGATGGCGGTAATACCTTACGCTCGGGGAGGAATCTTAGCCGGTGTTATGCTTTCTTTTGGTAGAGCAATCGGTGAAACGATGGCTGTAGCCATGTTGATAGGTAATAAAAATACTTTGCCTTTTACTATTATGGGTCCTGCTTCAACGATGCCTTCTGTCATTGTTAATGAGTTCCGGGAAGCTGTGGAAAACCTTCATCTTTCCAGTCTTATTGCTGTTGGTTTTTATCTTTTTATTGTCTCTCTGATTGTTAATTTGATAGCAGCTTACATACAGAGAAGATTTTCTCTTACAGGGGCTCGAACCGTATGA